From the genome of Coriobacteriia bacterium:
CACCCGTGACGGGGCGCTCCACGCAGACGCTACCTCACGAGTCGGCAGGGGCTTTCGCGACTCGGCGACGCTCGAAAGGCTTGGTCACACATGGCAGAGACGCAGACGGGAACCCCCGAGGTCACCGCGGACGCAAGCGCCGACTCGTTCGGCTCGCTTGGCGCGCTGTCGCCGAGCTGGTGGTCAGAACCCACCGAGGCCGCCAACGACGCGCTGGACGCCGAGGATCCATGGCTCTCGACCGACGAGGCGTTCGAGCGCTTCCTTACCTGGGTGGAAGACCGCGGCATCGAGCTGTGGCCCCACCAGGAGGAGGCCCTCATGGACATCGCCGCCGGCGACCACGTCATCTTGGGCACGCCGACCGGCTCAGGCAAGTCGCTCGTCGCGCTCGGCATGCACTTCATAGCGATGGCGACCGGTTACCGCTCGTACTACACCGCTCCCATCAAGGCGCTCGTCTCCGAGAAGTTCTTCAACCTCGTCGAGGTGCTCGGGCGCGACAACGTCGGCATGATCACCGGCGACACGCACATCAACACGCAGGCGCCCGTCATCTGCTGCACGGCCGAGATCCTGGCCAACGAGGCCCTGCGAGAGGGTGAGGGCACCGACGTCGCCTTTGTCGCCATGGACGAGTTCCACTTCTACAGCGACCCCGACCGCGGCTGGGCCTGGCAGGTGCCGCTGCTGACGCTGCCCCGCACGAAGTTCCTGCTCATGAGCGCCACGCTGGGCGACACGTCCGCCATCGCGAGCGACCTGCAGGCGCGCACCGGCACGCCCGTCAACGTCGTGGCCGACGCGCAGCGCCCCGTGCCGCTCTCCTATGAGTACGTCGAGACCGCTCTCGAGGGCACGGTCGAAATCGCCCTGCGCGAGGGCAAGGCGCCGCTGTACATCGTGCACTTCTCGCAGGACGCCGCGCTCAACAGCGCGCAGTCCCTGGCCAGCTATGGCGTGGCCTCCAAAGAGCAGCGCGAGGCCGTGAAGCAGGCCATGAAGGGTACGCGCTTCACGACGGCGTTCGGCAAGATCCTGCAGCGCCTGCTCGGCTGCGGCGTCGGCGTGCACCACGCCGGCATGCTGCCGCGCTACCGCCTGCTCGTAGAGAAGCTCGCCCAGCAGGGGCTGCTGCCCGTCATCTGCGGCACGGACACGCTCGGCGTCGGCATCAACGTGCCCATCCACACCGTCGTGCTGACGGCGCTCACGAAGTTCGACGGTCACAAGATGCGCCGCCTGCGCTCGCGCGAGTTCCACCAGATCGCAGGCCGAGCCGGGCGCGCAGGCTTCGACACGGAGGGGCTCGTCATCGCCGAGGCGCCCGACTACGACATCGAGAACGCCAAGCTACTGGCCAAGGCCGGCAACGACCCGAAGGCGCAGCGCAAGATCAAGCGCAAGCAGCCGCCCGAGGGCTTCGTCGGCTGGAACAAGCAGACGTTCGAGAAGCTCGTCGAGAGCGTGCCCGAGACGCTCAAACCGCGCCTGCGCATCACGCACGCCATGGTACTCGCCGAGGTCATGCAGGGCGGCGACGCCGTGGCGCGCGTGAGCAAGCTCATCGACGACTCGCTGCAGACGCCCGAGGAGAAGGCCCAGCTGCACGTACGCGCCGCCGAGATATTCGCGACGCTCGTGGACGCCGATGTCGTGGAGCGCGTCGAGAACGCCGACGGCACGGTGTCGTACGTGACGACGGTCGACCTGCCCGACGACTTCGCGCTCGACCAGCCACTCTCGCCGTTTCTGCTCGCGGCGCTGGAGCTGCTCGACCCCGCGAGCGAGACGTATGCGCTCGACGTCGTGTCCATGGTCGAGGCGACACTCGAGGACCCGCGCCAGATCCTGCGCGTCCAGGAAAAGAAGGCCCGCGAGCGCGCCATGGCCGAGATGAAGGCCGACGGGGTTGAGTACGAGGAGCGCATCGAGCGCATAACCGAGGTGACGTACGACAAGCCGCTCGAAGACCTGCTCGAGCCGGCGTTTGCCGAGTACTGCCGCGAGGTGCCGTGGGCCAACGACTACCACCTCTCCCCCAAGAGCGTGCTGCGCGACATGCTCGAGTGCGTCGCCGACTTCAAGGGCTACGTCGCCGGGCTCAACATGGCGCGCTTCGAGGGCATCCTGCTGCGCTACCTCTCCGACGCCTTCCGCGTGCTCGACCGCACAATCCCGACGGACAAGCGCACCGAGCAGCTCGACGACATCGTGTCGTGGCTCGGTCTCGTCGTGCGCTCCGTCGACTCGAGCCTCGTGGACGAGTGGGCCAGCGCCGGCGAGACGCTCGACGCGGCGCCCCCGACGGCCGCCGACGAGGTCGTCCACGACCGTCGCGGCCTGACCGTGCTCGTGCGCAACGCCCTCATGCGCCGCGTGACGTTGGCCGCCCGCGGTGACACGAAGGAGCTGGGCGCGCTCGACGGGGCGTGGGGCTTCGGCGAGGGCCGCTGGCGCAAGGCGCTCGACGCGTTCTACGAGGCACACGAGGAAATCCAGCTCGACGCCGACGCGCGCTCCTGGGCCTTCCTCGAGCTGGATTCCTCCGACGAGAAAGCCGCGCATGTGTGGCACGCCCACCAGGTGTTCAGCGACAACGACGGGGACCGCGACTTCGGCATCTGGGCCGACGTCGACCTGGACGCGACACAGGAAGAGGGCGAGGTTGTCTTCAAGGAATACCGCGTCGGGTTCGTCGACGACCCCGCATAAGGAGCAGCGAGCGCCAGAGCAGGAGAAGCAAGGCCCCCGTTGGCCAAAACAGCCTAGCTTTGCGAGTCGATAGGGCCGCTGCGGGGTACCTCGGCGTCCCATGCGCTCTTCCAGGAGCAGCCGACCTGCGCTTTTGTGCACACCGGAGCCGAGCGGCCTCATGGTTCGCCCCGATCCCCTCGCAAAGCAGGGGTGTTTTGACCAGAAAGGCCCCGCGCGCTCCTGCTCTGGGCCGCTCCGAGCCTAGGAGCGCGCCTTTCGGGCCGCATCGAGGCGCGGGAGCAGCCAGGTGGCGCAGAACGCCAGGGCAGCCAGCGCTATGGCGCCGCCGACGAAGCCGATGAGCGACACCGACGCGGCCGAGCTCACGCCACCGCCAATCGCCGTCCCCAGGCCGATCCCCAGGTTGAAGATGCCGGAGTAGATGGACATTGCGACGGCAGCGGTCTCGGTGGTCGTAATGCCCACCATAACGCCCTGGAACGCCACATTGAACGCCGTGGCGCACATGCCCCAGATAACGCAGACGACCAGGACGGCTCCCACGCCGAGCTTCGCCGCAGGAAGCAGCACGAGCAGCGGCACCATGATGCCGGCAAGCGAGCCCAGGATGAACAGCCGGCGATGCCCGTCATAGAAACGCGCGTAGAGCAGGCTGCCCACGATTCCCGCAGCACCGAAGCCGGTGAGCATCGCCGTGATCGTGCCCTCGTCCATGAGGGCAACCTGCTGCAGGAACGGCTCGATGTAGCTGTACCCCGTGTAGTACGCAGTGGCGAATAGGGCAACGAGCACGTAAATGCCTACGAGCACCCGGTTGCTGAGCAGCACAGGCAGCTTCGCGAGCGTAAATGGCTCGCCCGCCTTGAGTTTGGGGAACACGAGGCGCAGGTAGACGGCGATGACGACGGCGATGACGCCCACGCAGCCAAACGCCATGCGCCAGCCCAGCGCCAGACCCACTGCACGGCCGAGCGGCATGCCGAGGATCATCGCAATGGACGTGCCAGCCGACACCATGCCGATAGCGAGTGACTGGTAGCGCGGTGAGACGACGCTCACGGCCATCGGCGTCGTGATCGACCAGAACACCGCGTGCGCGCAGGCAACGACGAGGCGCGCGACGAGCAACATGGCAAAGCCGGTTGAGAAGAACGCGAGCGCCTGGCCGACGGCGAAGACGATGACGACAGCGATGAGCAGCGTGCGATACTCGAAGCGCGACGCGGCCATCATCAGTGGCAGCGACAGCAACATGACGGCCCACGCGTAGACCGTGATGATCATGCCGGCCACGCCCTCGGAGACAGCCAGGTCGGCGGCGATGTCGGTCAGAAGGCCGATGGGCATGAACTCCGACGTGTTGAACACAAACGCCGAGAACGTGAGTCCGATGAGCGGCAACAGCATGCGCAGCGTCAGCTGCTCTCCCGCCGCTTGGCCTGCTCCGCTCACCCGTTCATCCTGCACCATCGTCAGCGCCTTCCTCCCGATTTCAGAAGGCACATTCTAGCGCGGTGCATGTGGGCGGATTGTTAGCGCGATGTGCGGACTTTGGGGCAAAACCCTACGCCTCGGACAGCGCCACGGTATGCAGAGGCTTGTAGCGGGCGCCGTCGGGTTCGAGGATGCTCTTGAACAGCGTGACGCGCGTCGCCTGTGACGACTCGGGGAACTCTAGCACGGGCAGGTCACCGTGCGGCAGGCGAACCCGGCGTCCCAGCGTCACGTGCGGGCGAAACGGCTTTTCCTCGAAGGTGACACCGCGGGCGGCCAGGCACTCTCTAACGGACGTCGCCAGGCTCACCAGCTCAGGCGCCGTCTCGAGCCCCAGCCACAGTGTCGCGTCACGAGGTCGGCCGAACTTGCCCAGACCCTCGCTGCGCAGCGGCACGGGTCCTCGGCCGGCGCACGCCTCCTCCAGCGCGCCCACGGCATCGCGAGAGGTAGCCTCGTCGATCTCGCCGAGAAACGCCAGCGTCACGTGGTAGGTCTCCCGGCGCACAAAACGGCCCTCGCAGCTCAGTGCAAGCCTGCGACCCATGGCTGCGACCTCATCGGCGAAGACATCGGGCAGCTCCAACGCGATAAACGTTCTCATGGCGATACTCCTTCCCGCTCGACATGCGAGCCTCGATGAGACCACCCTAGCACGGTTGCGCGACAGAAACCCGCCCCGTGCGATCCCGCAGCCCTATCGCCCGCTTACGAGGGCGTCGGTCTCGCGAGCGATGCGCATCTCCTCGTCGGTCGTCACGACGCAGATCTTGATGGGAGAGTCGTCGATCGACACGATGCGGTTCGTCCCGATGGCACCCACGACGTTGTTGCGCTCCCTGTCGAGAATCATCCCCATGTGCGCCAGGCCCGCAAAGATGCGCTCGCGCAGCTCGGCCGAGTTTTCGCCGATGCCAGCCGTCATGACAACGGCGTCCGTGCGCGTCATGAGCGCGTAAAACGACCCGATGGCCTTCTGCACCTTGTGAACGTACATGCGGATGGCAAGCTCGGCGTTCTCGTCGCCGGCGTCAGCGGCCTGCAGGACCTCGCGCATATCGCTCGAAAAGCCCGAGATGCCAAGAATGCCCGACTCCTTGTTGAGGATGCGGTCCATCTCGTCGAAGCTGATGCCGTCACGGCGCATGATATACGTGACGATGGCAGGATCGATCGAGCCGGAACGCGTGCCCATCATGAGGCCCTCGAGCGGCGTGAAGCCCATCGTCGTGTCGATGGAGACGCCGTGGTTGACCGCAGTGATGCTGCCACCGCTGCCCAGGTGGCACGTGATGATGCCTAAGTCGTTCAGAGGACGTCCCAGCAGGTTTGCCGCCTGCTGCGCCGCATAGCGATGCGAGGTGCCGTGCGCCCCATAGCGGCGGATGCGATGCTGCTCGTAGTAGCGCATCGGCAGCGGGTACATGTAGGCCTCGGGCGGCATCGTCTGATGGAACGCCGTGTCGAACACCGCAACCTGCGGCGTGTCGGGCAGCAAGCGGCGCAGCAGGGCGATGCAGGCGTCGGCAGGCGGGTTGTGCAGGGGCGCGAGGACCTCACAGCGGCGGATCTTCTCGAACGCCTCGTCATCGATGACCGTAGACGCGGCAAAGTACTCGCCACCGGAGACGATGCGGTTGCCGATGGCCTCGATCTCAGAGATCGACGAGATGGGCGAGGACTGCTCGCTGGTCATGATGTCCAGCAATCGTCCGAGCACCTCCTCGACCGCCAGGCCGCCGACCTCGTATTCGAGCTTGCCAGGCACCGGCGGAAACGAGACGCGCAGGCGTGCATCGGGCTCGCCGATCTTCTCGGCAAGCGCCTTCATAAGCGAGACCTTGCCATCGGTCTGGATGAGCTGGCATTTGAGGGTGGAGCTTCCCGCGTTCACCACGAGCACGATCATTGAGGACCTCCCTGCGCTTGAGGCAGCCGTTGCAGATACCACGCGCCTCTTCCCTCAGCCGGCATTCCCGCGCACAGGGGCCTTCTTCTTGGGCGCGGGATCGGTAAGCTCGGGCAGGGCGCCGGCCGCGACGGCCCAGAAATAGAGGCTCGCCGTGGATCCGTAGGGTGACAACCGCCGCCGGTAACGCTCGAACAGGGGGCGCGTGATGGCACGATGCCGGTACACCATGCGCATTCCGCGTTGGATGGCCAGGTCGTCAAAGGCGAGGATATCAGGTCTTCCGAGCGAGAACAGCAGGATCATCTCGGCCGTCCAGCGACCCAGGCCCCGCAGCGAACTCAGTGCCGAGATGGCCTCCTCGTCGCCCATCTCGCCGACTGCGGCAAGATCGAACGAGCCCTCGTCGACGCGCTGCGCGAAGTCGACGATGTACCCGGCCTTGCGGTGCGTCATTCCGCACGCCTGCAGCGCCTCGGGCCCCGCCCCGAGGATGCGCATCGCATTGACCTCGCCGCCCGTCAGTGCCAGCAGCCGCCCCCACACGGTGGCGAGCGCGGCGTTGGAGATCTGCTGGGCGACGATGTGGTGGCACACGGCAGCGAACAGGTCGCCGTCCATCTCGCGCTCGACGTGCCCGAGCCGGTCTATGACGGCACCGAGCTTGGCATCCTTTGAGCGCAGGTAGTCCGTCTCGATCTCACCATACGGGAAGAACGCCATCAAACCCTCCTAGAGAGCCGTACCGTGCACCGGAGCGAACAGGCCGCGCGCCGCAAGGTCAACGCCTTCGTGCTCGAGCAGCCACACTTTGTGGGATATGCCACCCGCGTAGCCAGTCAAGCTGCCGGTCGAGCCCACGACGCGATGGCACGGGATGATGATCGAGATCGGGTTGTGCCCGACGGCCCCGCCCACCGCCTGGGCCGAGGCACGGCGACCCGTTTCCCTCTCGAGACGGCGCGCAATGTCGCCGTATGTGAGCAGCTCGCCGCGTGGGATTTCGCACAGGATGCGCCACACACGCTGACGAAAGTCGCTGCCTGCCGGCGCCAGGGGAAGCTCGCCTGGCGTCGGCCACGCTTCCACGCTCTTCTCTGACGCAAAGTAGCGGTCAAGCCAAGAATGGGTACGCGCGAAAACGGGCAGGTCAGCACGCTCGACCAGCGGCTCCGCCACCCCACCCAGAAAATACTTCTGGCTCTCGAGGTAGAGGCCCGTCAGCGTAGTGCCGTCACTGGTCAGCGTAATCTCACCGCCCAGCGCCGCACGGGCCGCTTCGCCCCCATAGCGAGTCGTATACACCATGCCGATCGCCACCTCCGACCTCGTCAGGTTTCCCATAGAGCGTACACCTGTTCGATAACGAAGACTAGGGGGCAATCCGCAAGCGGCCTAGGGAGCGTGTGCTCCGCCGTCCTACCACTCGAAGCCAGGCAGCACCGCCTGGTCATCCCCACCCGGAACCTTGGGGCCCTTTTCGGGCTTGGTCGGCTTCTTTTTGGGTTGCTCGGCGGGATACCCGGTGATGCGCGGCCGGTAGTCCCGCTCGGGGTCGAGCGTCACGAATGCGTTGAACTTGTCGCCGGTCTTGCGCGAGGTCAGTCCCTTGAGCGTCACCGTCTCCCCCGCCAGCAGCGCCTTGACGTCGGACTTCGAGAGCTTCTTGCCCAGGTAGTCGCGATAGAGTCTGAAGTCGCAAGAAGCTTGCTCGCCCGCGGCCTCCGCATGCTGGGTGCTGCCCCCACGGTTGCGTTCGCAGAGGTAGGGCACGCGCTCGTTGCCGACGTCCATCACGTCGCCGCCGCACTTGGGGCACGTGCCCACCTTGACGCTCTGGTCGGCCGCGATTCGCAGCCTCCAGTTGTGCTCGGCGTCAAGCTCCACGATCTTGTCGAACCGCTCGCCGTCAGCCCTCGTCAGGCCACGCAGCATGACCGGCTTGCCCGCCAGCAGCTTCTTGGCCTGCGCCGCCGATATGGACGCCCCCATGAACGAGCGGTGCAAACGAAAGCCGCAGCTCCCGCAGTCACGCCAGCTCACGGAGCCGTCGGGGTTCTCGATGCGCTCGCGCCTCGTGTTCTCGCACAGGTAGGGCGCCCGCTCGTTGCCGGTGTCGAGCACCTTGCCGCCACACGCAGGGCACGTCCCCACAGGGGCTCCCTTGGGCGGGGCGGTGCGCAGCGGCTGCGCGAGCTGGTTCGCCACTATGCCGCGCACCATCTGCACGACGCCGGCTACGAACGGGGCGGGATCGGCGTTGTCGCGATACACCGAGTTGAGGTCGCGCTCGATGCGCGCCGTGAGCTCGACGCTCTTGAGATCAGGCGCCACCTCGTCCACGAGCGCACGCCCCTCGGGCGTCGACGAGAGCGTCGAGCCCTTGCGCGCCAGATAGCCACGCTCGACAAGCGAGGCGATAATGCCCGCGCGCGTCGCCGGCGTACCGATGCCGCCCGAGTGCGACGACGAATCTTTGATGGCAGCCTTGAGCTCGTCGCCCTCGACGAAGTGGTCCGCGTGCTCCATCGCAGCGAGCAAGGTGGCGTCCGTATAGCGCCGCGGGGGCTTGGCCGTCGTCTTCTTGACCTCACCACCTGCAACGACGCGCGTGCTCGGCGCCTTAAGGTCCGCCGGTATGCGCGTAGCCGTCGCGTCGTCGGCCCCCTCGGACGCGCCCTCTCCGCCCGCAGTTCCGCGCCCCTTCGCGCTGCTCGCCGCCTTACGCAGGCGCTTCCAGCCCGCGTCGACGTCGCTCACCGAGCTCGCGCTGTACGGCAGACCCTGGCACGTCGCCTTCACGGCCACGCGGTCGAAGATGCGATCGGGAGCGGTGGCCGCGAGCAGCGACTCACACAGCATCCGCGCGACGGCGGCCTCCTCCTCGGTGAGCGCGGCGAGGCGTGCCGCCGTAAGCTGGCGTGTGGGCAGCAGGGCGCCGTGGCCCTCGACCTTGCTGTCGTCGACGACCTTCGAGACGTCGTGCGGCATGGAGCGATACGTCCGGGCGACGTCGGCCCCCACGTGTGCCTCGTCGGCCACCGCGTTGATGAGCCCCTCGAGCATCGCGCCGTCCTCGGCGTTCACGAAGCGAGAGTCCGTACGTGGGTAGGTGGCGAGCTTCTTTTCGTAGAGCGACTGCAGCACGCGGTCGACGGCGTCGGGAGACATGCCAAGCCGCTCGCTGGCGAGCTTCTGGGCGCCCGTCGTGTTGAGCAGCGTCGGGGCGCCCTCGCGGCCCTGCTTGCGCTCGACCTCGATGATCTCGCACGGGGCGCCTTGGGCCGCGGCAAGCACCTCCTTGGCCGCCGCGCCGTCAGGACCCGGCTCGCCGGTCACGAAGAAGCCGTCGCCCAGGTCGAGCCGCACGCGGAAGCTGTCCTTGCTCTTGAACGACGCGATGAGGCGGTCGCGCTCCACGACGAGTGCCAGCGTGGGCGTGCGGACGCGGCCGACGCTTTGCGCCGAACGCATGGACGCCGAGTAGAGCCGGCTCGCGTTCATGCCGACGAGCCAGTCCGCCTGCGAGCGCGCAACGGCCGAGCGGAACAGACCGGCGTACTCGGTGTTGGGCTTGAGTCGCTTGAACGCCTTGGCGAGCGCCGCGTCCTCCAGTGACGAGCACCACAGGCGATCGGCCGGCAGCGTGCAGCC
Proteins encoded in this window:
- a CDS encoding DUF3516 domain-containing protein; amino-acid sequence: MAETQTGTPEVTADASADSFGSLGALSPSWWSEPTEAANDALDAEDPWLSTDEAFERFLTWVEDRGIELWPHQEEALMDIAAGDHVILGTPTGSGKSLVALGMHFIAMATGYRSYYTAPIKALVSEKFFNLVEVLGRDNVGMITGDTHINTQAPVICCTAEILANEALREGEGTDVAFVAMDEFHFYSDPDRGWAWQVPLLTLPRTKFLLMSATLGDTSAIASDLQARTGTPVNVVADAQRPVPLSYEYVETALEGTVEIALREGKAPLYIVHFSQDAALNSAQSLASYGVASKEQREAVKQAMKGTRFTTAFGKILQRLLGCGVGVHHAGMLPRYRLLVEKLAQQGLLPVICGTDTLGVGINVPIHTVVLTALTKFDGHKMRRLRSREFHQIAGRAGRAGFDTEGLVIAEAPDYDIENAKLLAKAGNDPKAQRKIKRKQPPEGFVGWNKQTFEKLVESVPETLKPRLRITHAMVLAEVMQGGDAVARVSKLIDDSLQTPEEKAQLHVRAAEIFATLVDADVVERVENADGTVSYVTTVDLPDDFALDQPLSPFLLAALELLDPASETYALDVVSMVEATLEDPRQILRVQEKKARERAMAEMKADGVEYEERIERITEVTYDKPLEDLLEPAFAEYCREVPWANDYHLSPKSVLRDMLECVADFKGYVAGLNMARFEGILLRYLSDAFRVLDRTIPTDKRTEQLDDIVSWLGLVVRSVDSSLVDEWASAGETLDAAPPTAADEVVHDRRGLTVLVRNALMRRVTLAARGDTKELGALDGAWGFGEGRWRKALDAFYEAHEEIQLDADARSWAFLELDSSDEKAAHVWHAHQVFSDNDGDRDFGIWADVDLDATQEEGEVVFKEYRVGFVDDPA
- a CDS encoding MFS transporter, whose product is MVQDERVSGAGQAAGEQLTLRMLLPLIGLTFSAFVFNTSEFMPIGLLTDIAADLAVSEGVAGMIITVYAWAVMLLSLPLMMAASRFEYRTLLIAVVIVFAVGQALAFFSTGFAMLLVARLVVACAHAVFWSITTPMAVSVVSPRYQSLAIGMVSAGTSIAMILGMPLGRAVGLALGWRMAFGCVGVIAVVIAVYLRLVFPKLKAGEPFTLAKLPVLLSNRVLVGIYVLVALFATAYYTGYSYIEPFLQQVALMDEGTITAMLTGFGAAGIVGSLLYARFYDGHRRLFILGSLAGIMVPLLVLLPAAKLGVGAVLVVCVIWGMCATAFNVAFQGVMVGITTTETAAVAMSIYSGIFNLGIGLGTAIGGGVSSAASVSLIGFVGGAIALAALAFCATWLLPRLDAARKARS
- the thpR gene encoding RNA 2',3'-cyclic phosphodiesterase, translated to MRTFIALELPDVFADEVAAMGRRLALSCEGRFVRRETYHVTLAFLGEIDEATSRDAVGALEEACAGRGPVPLRSEGLGKFGRPRDATLWLGLETAPELVSLATSVRECLAARGVTFEEKPFRPHVTLGRRVRLPHGDLPVLEFPESSQATRVTLFKSILEPDGARYKPLHTVALSEA
- a CDS encoding acetate kinase, whose protein sequence is MIVLVVNAGSSTLKCQLIQTDGKVSLMKALAEKIGEPDARLRVSFPPVPGKLEYEVGGLAVEEVLGRLLDIMTSEQSSPISSISEIEAIGNRIVSGGEYFAASTVIDDEAFEKIRRCEVLAPLHNPPADACIALLRRLLPDTPQVAVFDTAFHQTMPPEAYMYPLPMRYYEQHRIRRYGAHGTSHRYAAQQAANLLGRPLNDLGIITCHLGSGGSITAVNHGVSIDTTMGFTPLEGLMMGTRSGSIDPAIVTYIMRRDGISFDEMDRILNKESGILGISGFSSDMREVLQAADAGDENAELAIRMYVHKVQKAIGSFYALMTRTDAVVMTAGIGENSAELRERIFAGLAHMGMILDRERNNVVGAIGTNRIVSIDDSPIKICVVTTDEEMRIARETDALVSGR
- a CDS encoding DNA-3-methyladenine glycosylase 2 family protein — protein: MAFFPYGEIETDYLRSKDAKLGAVIDRLGHVEREMDGDLFAAVCHHIVAQQISNAALATVWGRLLALTGGEVNAMRILGAGPEALQACGMTHRKAGYIVDFAQRVDEGSFDLAAVGEMGDEEAISALSSLRGLGRWTAEMILLFSLGRPDILAFDDLAIQRGMRMVYRHRAITRPLFERYRRRLSPYGSTASLYFWAVAAGALPELTDPAPKKKAPVRGNAG
- a CDS encoding methylated-DNA--[protein]-cysteine S-methyltransferase, translated to MVYTTRYGGEAARAALGGEITLTSDGTTLTGLYLESQKYFLGGVAEPLVERADLPVFARTHSWLDRYFASEKSVEAWPTPGELPLAPAGSDFRQRVWRILCEIPRGELLTYGDIARRLERETGRRASAQAVGGAVGHNPISIIIPCHRVVGSTGSLTGYAGGISHKVWLLEHEGVDLAARGLFAPVHGTAL
- a CDS encoding DUF3945 domain-containing protein; the encoded protein is MLWYDGPSGTFDGEGSGTAVAGEGTDMTAGTGGQGASADGSAPVPTKTLVIAEKRSVGRTIATFLGCRADHGSWIGGDAYDVTWAQGHLLRLLMPDEYDDHPEWRERGTAALPIIPSADGWRWAVSRERGADAQYQVVAGLLASGSYARVINACDPDREGQCIADLVLQFVGCTLPADRLWCSSLEDAALAKAFKRLKPNTEYAGLFRSAVARSQADWLVGMNASRLYSASMRSAQSVGRVRTPTLALVVERDRLIASFKSKDSFRVRLDLGDGFFVTGEPGPDGAAAKEVLAAAQGAPCEIIEVERKQGREGAPTLLNTTGAQKLASERLGMSPDAVDRVLQSLYEKKLATYPRTDSRFVNAEDGAMLEGLINAVADEAHVGADVARTYRSMPHDVSKVVDDSKVEGHGALLPTRQLTAARLAALTEEEAAVARMLCESLLAATAPDRIFDRVAVKATCQGLPYSASSVSDVDAGWKRLRKAASSAKGRGTAGGEGASEGADDATATRIPADLKAPSTRVVAGGEVKKTTAKPPRRYTDATLLAAMEHADHFVEGDELKAAIKDSSSHSGGIGTPATRAGIIASLVERGYLARKGSTLSSTPEGRALVDEVAPDLKSVELTARIERDLNSVYRDNADPAPFVAGVVQMVRGIVANQLAQPLRTAPPKGAPVGTCPACGGKVLDTGNERAPYLCENTRRERIENPDGSVSWRDCGSCGFRLHRSFMGASISAAQAKKLLAGKPVMLRGLTRADGERFDKIVELDAEHNWRLRIAADQSVKVGTCPKCGGDVMDVGNERVPYLCERNRGGSTQHAEAAGEQASCDFRLYRDYLGKKLSKSDVKALLAGETVTLKGLTSRKTGDKFNAFVTLDPERDYRPRITGYPAEQPKKKPTKPEKGPKVPGGDDQAVLPGFEW